The Lytechinus pictus isolate F3 Inbred chromosome 10, Lp3.0, whole genome shotgun sequence genome includes a window with the following:
- the LOC129270141 gene encoding trichohyalin-like, whose protein sequence is MSDERGGASAEGGGKGEEEQQQQQEGEDKGEEEQHQQEDKREEEEQQQQQKEDKEKQQQKEDKGGEEEEKQQKEDKEKQQQEEDRGEEEEQQKEDKGEEEEQEQQKEEEGEEEQQQKGDKREEEEQQEDKGEEEQQQEDKGAEEEQQQEEDKEKQQQAEDKGEEEEQQQQEDKGEEEQQQQKEDKGEDKEKQQQEGDKGEEEQQQQEDKGEEEQQQQKEDKGEDKEKQQQEEDKGEGKEEELQQQQLEEEEQLQQQQGKEDKGEDDVEEEIKEQQQQQQGEEAEDKKEVEEHQQQQDKGEEEEEQQQEDKGEEEQQKEDKEKQQQEEDKGEEEQQQQQKEDKGEDKEKQQQEEDKGEGKEEEEQQQQQQQEEEEQLQQQQQGKEDKGEDDDEEEIKEQQQQQQGEEEEEDKKEVEEQQQQQDKREEEEQQQQKEDKEKQQQKEDKGGEEEEKQQKEDKDKQQQEEDKGDEEEQQQQKEDKGEEEEEQLKEEEGEEEQQQKGDKGEEEEEEEQQEDKGEEEQQQEDKGAEEEQQQEEDKEKQQQKEDKGGEEEEEKQQKEDKEKQQEEEDRGEEKQQQQKEDKGEEEEEQQKEEEGEEEQQQKGDKGEEEQQQQKEDKEKQQQQKEDKEKQQQEEDKGEEEQQQQKEDKEKQQQEEDKGEGKEEEEQQQQQEEEEQLQQQQGKEDKGEDDEEEEIKEQQQQQQQQGEEEEDKKEVEEQQQQQDKGEEDEEEEQQQNKREEEKEEQHQQQEQQEEEEADEEEEKEEEEEEEDDMNDSSAVEEQCEVRKLGEVQVKEEVKRGQTEEVEMLEGDNPKGQNHCEDKKHCELQLVEEDMDRDRENDLVEEHHTKRRKKWWHKLLCCF, encoded by the exons ATGAGTGACGAAC GAGGAGGAGCATCAgcagaaggaggaggaaagggAGAGGAggaacagcagcagcaacaggaAGGGGAGGATAAGGGAGAGGAGGAGCAGCATCAGCAGGAGGATaagagagaggaggaggagcagcagcagcagcagaaggAGGATAAGGAGAAGCAGCAGCAGAAGGAGGATAAGGGaggtgaggaggaggagaagcaGCAGAAGGAGGATAAGGAGAAGCAGCAGCAGGAGGAGGATaggggagaggaggaggagcagCAGAAGGAGGATaagggagaggaggaggagcagGAGCAgcagaaggaggaggagggagaggAGGAGCAGCAGCAGAAGGGGGATaagagagaggaggaggagcaGCAGGAGGATAAGGGAGAGGAGGAGCAGCAGCAGGAGGATAAGGGAGCGGAGGAGGAGCAGCAGCAGGAGGAGGATAAGGAGAAGCAGCAGCAGGCGGAGGATaagggagaggaggaggagcagcagcagcaggagGATAAGGGAGAGgaggagcagcagcagcagaaggAGGATAAGGGAGAGGATAAGGAGAAGCAGCAGCAAGAGGGGGATAAGGGAGAGgaggagcagcagcagcaggagGATAAGGGAGAGgaggagcagcagcagcagaaggAGGATAAGGGAGAGGATAAGGAGAAGCAGCAGCAGGAGGAGGATAAGGGAgaggggaaggaggaggagcTGCAGCAGCAGCAACTGGAAGAGGAGGAGCAGCTGCAGCAGCAGCAGGGGAAAGAGGATAAGGGAGAAGATGATGTGGAGGAGGAGATAAAGgagcagcagcaacagcaacAGGGGGAGGAGGCAGAGGATAAGAAAGAGGTGGAGGAGCATCAACAGCAGCAGGATaagggagaggaggaggaggagcagcAGCAGGAGGATAAGGGGGAGGAGGAGCAGCAGAAGGAGGATAAGGAGAAGCAGCAGCAAGAGGAGGATAAGGGAGAGgaggagcagcagcagcagcagaaggAGGATAAGGGAGAGGATAAGGAGAAACAGCAGCAGGAGGAGGATAAGGGAgaggggaaggaggaggaggagcagcagcagcagcaacaacaggaagaggaggagcagctgcagcagcagcagcaggggAAAGAGGATAAgggagaagatgatgatgaggaggagataaaggagcagcagcagcagcaacagggtgaggaggaggaggaggataagaAAGAGGTGGAGgagcagcaacagcagcaggataagagagaggaggaggagcagcagcagcaaaAGGAGGATAAGGAGAAGCAGCAACAGAAGGAGGATAAGGGaggtgaggaggaggagaagcaGCAGAAGGAGGATAAGGATAAGCAGCAGCAGGAGGAGGATAAGGGAGATGAGgaggagcagcagcagcagaaggAGGATaagggagaggaggaggaggagcagctgaaggaggaggagggagaggAGGAGCAGCAGCAGAAGGGGGATaagggagaggaggaggaggaggaggagcagcAGGAGGATAAGGGAGAGGAGGAGCAGCAGCAGGAGGATAAGGGAGCGGAGGAGGAGCAGCAGCAGGAGGAGGATAAGGAGAAGCAGCAGCAGAAGGAGGATAAGGGaggtgaggaggaggaggagaagcaGCAGAAGGAGGATAAGGAGAAGCagcaggaggaggaggataggggagaggagaagcagcagcagcagaaggAGGATaagggagaggaggaggaggagcagcagaaggaggaggagggagaggAGGAGCAGCAGCAGAAGGGGGATAAGGGAGAGgaggagcagcagcagcagaaggAGGATAAGgagaagcagcagcagcagaaggAGGATAAGGAGAAGCAGCAGCAAGAGGAGGATAAAGGAGAGgaggagcagcagcagcagaaggAGGATAAGGAGAAGCAGCAGCAGGAGGAGGATAAGGGAgaggggaaggaggaggaggagcagcagcagcaacaggaAGAGGAGGAGCAGCTGCAGCAGCAGCAGGGGAAAGAGGATAAGGGAgaagatgatgaggaggaggagataaaggagcagcagcagcagcagcaacaacagggtgaggaggaggaggataagaAAGAGGTGGAGgagcagcaacagcagcaggaTAAGGGAGAggaagatgaggaggaggagcaaCAACAGAATAAAagagaggaggagaaggaggagcaGCATCAGCAGCAAGAGCaacaggaggaggaggaggcggatgaagaggaagagaaggaggaggaggaggaggaggaggatgatatGAACGACTCATCTGCCGTAGAGGAACAATGTGAAGTGAGAAAGCTGGGAGAGGTACAGGTGAAAGAGGAAGTCAAGCGGGGTCAAACCGAGGAGGTTGAGATGCTGGAAGGGGACAATCCTAAGGGGCAGAATCACTGTGAAGATAAGAAGCATTGCGAACTTCAACTTGTGGAGGAAGATATGGACAGGGATAGAGAAAATGACTTGGTCGAGGAACATCATACTAAGAGGAGGAAAAAATGGTGGCATAAATTACTATGCTGTTTCTGA